CCAACCGGTGATCGGAGCTGGGGAAGGGATACTCGCCCACCAAATCAAACAGCGGATTGTTTTCCGTCGGCCAAAATACCCCCGCGCGATGAGTCTTCAATTGATATGAAGGCAACACGTAATCCACCCGCAAGTTGCCCGGGGTGCCATCGGCGAAGTCGGCCGTGTCGAATGCCGAATCGGCCAGTTGAAGGGCATTAATCTCGCCTTGGCGGGCCGCGGCATCGGGTCCGCCTTCGCTGGCCGGTGTTTTTCGGGTGTTGATCTTTGGATGGTTCAATAACAGCCAGGCCGGACGGCCGGTACTGTCGCCGTCGAATGGATCGGCATTGAGGTCACCCATCACGACAAACGACGCGCCGGGTCGAAGACCGCCCCGTTTGCCGCTGTCATCGTAGACGTAACGCGAACGCAGCGGCGAGATGTAGTCCGCCCAAAAGCGGATTTCATCGTGATTTCTCAGGCCGTTACGATCTTCCGTGCCGTCGAAGACCGGCGGTGTCGGGTGACTGGCCAACACATGGACGATCCGGTTGTGAATCCGAATCGGTACATCCCAATGGCTCTTGGAGGACAAACGGACCGCTTCCAGCTCTGCGGACGAATACCAATCCAAGGGGGCGTCCGAGGTGGGGTCGTCCGGTAACAAGGCGCCGGGCATATCTTTCCACCGGAAGTTCTGGAACGTTCTCGCCTGGGTGTTTTCAATGGGGTATTTCGACAGCAACACCATGCCGAACTGCCCTGGAAAAAGCCCGAAGCCATAGTTGTCA
The sequence above is drawn from the Pseudomonadota bacterium genome and encodes:
- a CDS encoding endonuclease/exonuclease/phosphatase family protein, which gives rise to MAFDLSAAPSDTVRFATFNAALNRNTSGELIADLTTADNAQAQAVAEIIQRTAPDVLLINEFDFDPNGLAVELFQRNYLGRSQNGAAAIDYPYVFVAPSNTGLASGFDLDNDGDTTGPGDNYGFGLFPGQFGMVLLSKYPIENTQARTFQNFRWKDMPGALLPDDPTSDAPLDWYSSAELEAVRLSSKSHWDVPIRIHNRIVHVLASHPTPPVFDGTEDRNGLRNHDEIRFWADYISPLRSRYVYDDSGKRGGLRPGASFVVMGDLNADPFDGDSTGRPAWLLLNHPKINTRKTPASEGGPDAAARQGEINALQLADSAFDTADFADGTPGNLRVDYVLPSYQLKTHRAGVFWPTENNPLFDLVGEYPFPSSDHRLVWVDVRPKLGWHERATD